A single Rattus norvegicus strain BN/NHsdMcwi chromosome 5, GRCr8, whole genome shotgun sequence DNA region contains:
- the Rps20l1 gene encoding similar to 40S ribosomal protein S20 gives MAFKDTGKTPVEPEVAIHRIQITLTSRNVKSLEKVCADLIRGAKEKNLKVKGPVRMPTKTLRITTRKTACGEGSRTWDRFQMRIHKRLIDLHSPSEIVKQITSISIELGVEIEVTIADA, from the coding sequence ATGGCATTTAAAGATACCGGGAAGACTCCCGTGGAGCCCGAAGTGGCGATTCACCGGATTCAAATCACGCTCACCAGCCGCAACGTGAAGTCGCTGGAAAAGGTTTGTGCGGACTTGATCAGAGGCGCAAAGGAGAAGAATCTGAAAGTGAAAGGACCAGTGCGCATGCCTACCAAGACACTGAGAATCACTACCAGAAAAACAGCTTGTGGTGAAGGTTCCAGGACATGGGATCGTTTCCAGATGAGAATCCACAAGCGACTCATTGACTTACACAGTCCTTCAGAGATTGTTAAGCAGATTACTTCCATCAGTATTGAGCTTGGAGTGGAGATTGAAGTCACCATTGCAGATGCCTAA